The DNA window TCCAAATCAGTAATGAAtgaatcatttattattaatatgcaGAGTCTGATAAGAAGAGAAGGACATCTGATAGTGGTGGATGATGGTAGTAGTAGGCAGGAGGAAGAAGAAGCTCAAGTCATGCCGCAACAGCCTCCATCAAGAAATGAGAGGATTCTAGCTGTTGCTCCTAATTATGTCGTAGattgattgtttgtttgtttgatccTTAATGCTTGTTATTCTCTccaattttcaatttctatacTCTTGTTTTGGTGGAGCCACAAAGACAAGAACTAATATTGTCTATGTCTGTCTTCAGAATTTGACTATACTTATTAAAGTAGCTTAATTTAAATCAAAGACAGGCAAGAATGATGTTTTTCatgacattattattattttcatatgaaAGATGTTGATTTTTGTCATAAATGTGTTGATATTTTAATGCCATTACTTTTAGAGTTGTGAATTACATTTTGCTCAATCTTGGttacttcaaaatatttaatgctCTTTCATCTTAGATTGAGAAagggaattatatatattggaaaTTTTTGAATCCAAAAACAAAAAGGACTAGTCATTGgcaaaaaccctaaacccaTTAAGTACATATCAATACAATAGTTGTCTTCACAAAAAATAGagatcaaacaaacaaataaccAAACTCACCCACACTACACAATTGTTACTATTATCATCAATCCATATTATCATTGAAGTTGAAATGAACTGGATTGTTTAGCTTGTGCCAACATTTGAACCACTTCTCTCATGTTTGGTCTCTCCACACTCTCTTCTTGCACACATAACAACCCTACAAAGAACACTTGCTTAGCTTCCTCAACCACCTCCTTCTTTTTCACCATCTTCTCATCCAATACCTTCTCAACCTCCTCCTTATTCCTCTTCGCCCATTGCACGATATCCCACCCTTCTCCAAACTCCCCAACCGGCTTTCGCCCCGTTAGCAGTTCTAACAGAACAACTCCAAAACTATAAACATCGCTCTTCTCATCAACTTTCAAAGTGTAGGCATACTCCGGAGCTATGTAACCATATGAGCCCGCGATCGCGCTCATGCACTCGGAAGTGTGAGTCCCACTCCCGCCCTCTCGAAGATACCTGGCCAATCCGAAGTCAGCAATATGAGCCTCGTAATCAGAGTTCAACAATATGTTGTTCGACTTAACATCTCGATGAACTATCATTGGCGAGCAATAGTCGTGGAGATAACACAACCCTTTTGAAGATTCAATTGCTATCTTCAACCGAAGATCCCAACTCAAATACTCTCCTTGGCCTTTCCCGTGAAGGGCTTCCCCAAGACTACCGTTTACCATGTACTCGTAAACGAGTAGATTCGTTTCATTGTTAGAACAATACGCGAGCAAACGTACAATGTTCCTATGTCGGATTTTCCCGAGAGTTTGTATTTCGGCAGAGAAACCATTGTCGTTGTTGATTCCTAACAACTTTTTAACCGCTACTTGTTCACCATTTGGCATTGTTCCTCGGTAAACAACTCCTGCTCCTCCTCTTCCAACTATGTTTTCTTCTTTTAGACATTCGAGGATGTCATCTGTTCGGAAAGATAGTTTTTGAAAAGCGGTTAACTTCCATGGATTTGGCTTCTTCCTTACTTGTTGTACTTTGAAGATTGCCAGGAAGGAGAAGATCAATGAAGAGAGTACGAGTCCaagtacaaataataatttgtattttgcAAGGATTCTGGGTTTCTGATTGGGATTGGAATTGTGATCGTTCAGATCAAAGTTgcacgatgatgatgatgatccacATAGAAAAGGGTTGCCTAAATATGAAGTGGAATTGAAGAGATAAAATTGCCCTGTTTGTGGTATTTCTCCAGAGAAGTTGTTATGAGAGAAATCTGCAGAGGCCAAGCTCTTCATCGTCCCGATTTCCTTTGGAAGGCTCTGGTTCAAATTATTCCACGAGATGTTTAAATAATTCAGTATTCGAATTTTCTCTATTTGAGATGGAATCGGACCAGAAAGATGATTTTGACTCAAATCTAGATATGTTAGACAGACGCAGTTGCCGATCTCCGGTGGGATTCCGCCGGATAAATTATTCCGGCTTATATCTATCTTCAAGATGTTCGTTAGCCTTCCTATTTCAGATGGAAGGATTCCAGATAACCGGTTTTCACTCAAAAGAAGATTTTTCAAGCTTGAGAAGTTTCCAATTGAAGTTGGAAGAGAACCCGACAAACGGTTATTCGAAAGATTGAGAAGACCAAGCTTTGACGGCGGGATTTGATCTTCTTCTTTGTTGAAACCTCCCGTTATGTAATTGTCTTGCAACTCCATTAGAGAGAGCTCGGGCAAGTAAAGAAACCCTTTTGGTATCGACCCACTTAGATAATTCTGCCCCAGCCTAACTCTTTCAAGACTTCTGCAATTCCCCAAATCGTCCGGCAGAGGTCCAAAGAGGAAATTGTTAAACAGGATCAAGATTCTCAACCTCTTGCCGGAACAGAGAGATTCCGGCACTACTCCGGTGAGTCTATTTTTAGAAAGGTCGAGTTCTCTAAGATTACCACTGTGTCCCAGATTTGAAGGGATGGATCCAGTTATATTGGTCTGCCATATATTAACCACTTCTAACCTTGGAAGTTCAGCAATGGCCGCCGGAATCTCGCCGTGAAGCTGGTTGATGAACAGGTTCAATAAGGTGAGTTTCTCCAGACCTGAAAACTCAGGTGGGATTTCCCCTGTCAATACGTTTTTTGAAAGGTCGAGATATTTCAAGCTTGTTAGATTCCCCAACTGAGGAGGAATAAACCCACTGAGCTGATTCATTTGTAGAAACAGAGTATCCATCTTCTTCAGATTACCTAATTCAGCCGGAACTGAACCACTGAGTTCACAGCTAGAGAGGTCTAAGTGAATCAAATTTGTTAGATTTCCCAATTCCGTCGGAATCCCACCGGAGAACTTATTATAATAACCCAGAAAAAGCTTCTCCAAGTTAGTAAGATTCCCAAGCTCGCCAGGTATGAATCCTTCAAGATCGTTTCCGGTTAAAGACAAAAAATTCAAACCCGGCGCCAAGCATCCATAACTCGGAGGTATAAAACCCGACAAATAATTCCCACCAAAATCCAGATGCTTGAGATTCTTAAGATGGGTGACGTTCACCGGCAGCATGCCGGTGAACCCATTGTTATAGGCATCAAGAACTTCAAGCTCCGGCAATTGAGAGAAATCCCAATTCAAACTTCCAGAGAAATTGTTATTAGATATGTTGAGGAATCTGAGAGATGATAGGTTATGAATACCGAAAGGGATTTCGCCGGAGAGGGTATTTCCAGAAACAGAGAGATTAATGAGAGATGTTAAAGAGGTGATGATAGGAGAGAGAGTGCCTGAGATATTTTGATTGGAGATGTCGATGGAGATGATTGAATTGTTGTTGGGATTGCATTTAACGCCGACCCAAGATGAGCAGATGGAGTTGGAATTGGAACTGTTCCAGGTTTCTAAAGATGAATTGGGAATTTTGAATTCTTGTTTGAGAGAAAGTAGGATTGAAGCTTGGGTTTTGAGAGAGAGATGATGAGagtttgaagaagatgatgatatgaggatgaagatgaagatgatgaagaaagtAGACATTAATGCCGGAAAATTAGCTCCGGTGAAGACTTTCAAGTGAGATGGCCGTTCATCAAAAGGATTCAGTTTATTCTATAGAGAGTGAGaattatagtatttattttgGGATGTGAAAGAAAAGTAAAAAGTGAAAGTAAAAAGAAAAAGCGAAAGTATAAAGCAATtgcaaaaacatgaaaaacatttaGTGGCCAAAGTTCGTTGCCTTTGTTTCCTTTGTGGGTTCAagaatcttattttatttttttactacaaaaaaaagttcatctttttttttttttggagggaaaagagaaaatagagaattgttcaattatatatttaccattataaaataaaataatatatatatttttaaatagtctataagtatattaaaaatataataattcttttaagTAAAAGATAAAGCATttacatgaaaaaataaaagtcacttaacataaaaataagaaaacaatacTAACACgttacttaaaaaattatcgATATCGAACTCTACTGTACCCGACTTTCCTTAgcaaaaattgtaaaaatatgactaactcaattaaaacaataaaattcaaaatgacaaaattatcatcaattaTTGTAACTATTACTCAAATAAcatataaagaaaatttaaaacaattcaaaacataaaaatgatCACTAAATTCTTAGAATTGTGGAGACATAGAGTTATTGTTAGTTTCTGCATTGTTTCTCCAACATTTTCTAGTATAATTTTTATCGCTATTAAGTTTATAAACATCTAGTCATTGCGCGATTTTcgtcattattttttataaatatttttaattttcttttatcgttttaattgtttaacgtaatattttctttaaataaaagagaTTAATAAGGTTTTAAAAATTGCTTAACTATTAAACCTGATTTATATACTCAGTTTGATTGCCTActgataattttgaataataatttcaaacaactatttgaacttaatttttttttcattacaaatttattaatttcacaCTTTTGTCCATATTGAACAACATGATATGGATGGTAAAACATAAACCTTAAAAATAAAGTAGTGGGCACTTATGTATGGTGAAACAACCTCTACTTTACTAATAATAGACCAGAGCACTACTACTACAAAGGAAAAAAGGAAAAGTGAAAAGGAAAAGTATAATATTAGTACTATTATTGAAgccataaatttaaatattattattattattgttactaTTTTACACTTTTGTTAGCTTTAAGTATATCAATCAGctaagatttttaatttaaaagttgttaacttatattttatgtttgaattgtattgaaagaaaaaaaagagattgGGTTACTGTACAAGTCTTCTCAATGATTAATCTATCTggttataaataagaaaatgtaCTCAACTAAAAATCATCCAAAGAAACACATGAGATTCTTTGAGTtcttttttatgaatatttgaaatttatgagtattttgtttttataaataaattag is part of the Impatiens glandulifera chromosome 1, dImpGla2.1, whole genome shotgun sequence genome and encodes:
- the LOC124922343 gene encoding leucine-rich repeat receptor-like serine/threonine-protein kinase BAM3, which translates into the protein MSTFFIIFIFILISSSSSNSHHLSLKTQASILLSLKQEFKIPNSSLETWNSSNSNSICSSWVGVKCNPNNNSIISIDISNQNISGTLSPIITSLTSLINLSVSGNTLSGEIPFGIHNLSSLRFLNISNNNFSGSLNWDFSQLPELEVLDAYNNGFTGMLPVNVTHLKNLKHLDFGGNYLSGFIPPSYGCLAPGLNFLSLTGNDLEGFIPGELGNLTNLEKLFLGYYNKFSGGIPTELGNLTNLIHLDLSSCELSGSVPAELGNLKKMDTLFLQMNQLSGFIPPQLGNLTSLKYLDLSKNVLTGEIPPEFSGLEKLTLLNLFINQLHGEIPAAIAELPRLEVVNIWQTNITGSIPSNLGHSGNLRELDLSKNRLTGVVPESLCSGKRLRILILFNNFLFGPLPDDLGNCRSLERVRLGQNYLSGSIPKGFLYLPELSLMELQDNYITGGFNKEEDQIPPSKLGLLNLSNNRLSGSLPTSIGNFSSLKNLLLSENRLSGILPSEIGRLTNILKIDISRNNLSGGIPPEIGNCVCLTYLDLSQNHLSGPIPSQIEKIRILNYLNISWNNLNQSLPKEIGTMKSLASADFSHNNFSGEIPQTGQFYLFNSTSYLGNPFLCGSSSSSCNFDLNDHNSNPNQKPRILAKYKLLFVLGLVLSSLIFSFLAIFKVQQVRKKPNPWKLTAFQKLSFRTDDILECLKEENIVGRGGAGVVYRGTMPNGEQVAVKKLLGINNDNGFSAEIQTLGKIRHRNIVRLLAYCSNNETNLLVYEYMVNGSLGEALHGKGQGEYLSWDLRLKIAIESSKGLCYLHDYCSPMIVHRDVKSNNILLNSDYEAHIADFGLARYLREGGSGTHTSECMSAIAGSYGYIAPEYAYTLKVDEKSDVYSFGVVLLELLTGRKPVGEFGEGWDIVQWAKRNKEEVEKVLDEKMVKKKEVVEEAKQVFFVGLLCVQEESVERPNMREVVQMLAQAKQSSSFQLQ